From one Streptomyces mobaraensis genomic stretch:
- a CDS encoding Fpg/Nei family DNA glycosylase, with protein MPEGDTVWRTARRLHRALAGTTLTRGDLRVPALATTDLGGRDVVEAVSRGKHLLLRLDGGLTLHSHLGMEGSWRVHAAGERPRGGPGHQIRAVLANDRHVAVGYRLPVLELLRTADESTVVGHLGPDLLGPDWDAAEALRRLLADPGRAVGDALLDQRNLAGVGNVYKSEICYMLRISPWLPMGRVPSPARLPALARKLLDVNKDRSARITTADPHPDRRLWVYGRAGRPCRRCGGPVRLADQGEPGRERPTYWCPRCQGGTEDV; from the coding sequence ATGCCCGAGGGCGACACCGTCTGGCGGACCGCGCGGCGCCTCCACCGCGCTCTGGCGGGGACCACTTTGACCCGCGGCGACCTGCGCGTCCCCGCCCTGGCGACGACCGATCTCGGCGGCCGGGACGTCGTCGAGGCGGTGTCGCGGGGCAAACACCTGCTCCTGCGGCTGGACGGCGGCCTCACCCTCCACTCGCACCTCGGGATGGAGGGCTCCTGGCGCGTCCACGCCGCCGGCGAGCGCCCGCGCGGCGGCCCCGGGCACCAGATCCGCGCCGTCCTCGCCAACGACCGCCACGTCGCGGTCGGTTACCGTCTCCCCGTGCTCGAACTCCTGCGCACCGCCGACGAGTCCACCGTCGTCGGCCACCTCGGGCCGGACCTCCTCGGCCCGGACTGGGACGCGGCGGAGGCGCTGCGCCGCCTCCTCGCCGACCCCGGACGGGCCGTCGGCGACGCGCTGCTCGACCAGCGCAACCTCGCCGGCGTCGGCAACGTCTACAAGTCCGAGATCTGCTACATGCTGCGGATCTCGCCGTGGCTGCCCATGGGGCGGGTGCCGTCGCCGGCCCGGCTGCCGGCCCTGGCCCGGAAGCTCCTCGACGTCAACAAGGACCGCTCCGCCCGGATCACCACCGCCGACCCCCACCCCGACCGCCGGCTCTGGGTCTACGGCCGCGCGGGCCGCCCCTGCCGCCGGTGCGGCGGGCCGGTCCGCCTCGCGGACCAGGGGGAGCCCGGCCGGGAACGGCCGACCTACTGGTGTCCGCGCTGCCAGGGCGGGACGGAGGACGTGTGA
- the aac(6') gene encoding aminoglycoside 6'-N-acetyltransferase → MELRGERVVLRPAGNGDAVILDRIVREPAVARWWSPPDDYTDMLAVTLGTPGGEVVGAVRYDEETDPEFRSAGMDIFLTTAHHGEGLGADALRTLARWLIGERGHHRLTLDPLAANTAAIRCYTKLGFRPVGILRAYQRDHRSGVWQDALLMDLLADELT, encoded by the coding sequence ATGGAACTGCGCGGGGAGAGGGTCGTACTGCGGCCCGCCGGGAACGGGGACGCCGTGATCCTCGACAGGATCGTCCGGGAGCCGGCCGTCGCGCGCTGGTGGTCGCCGCCGGACGACTACACGGACATGCTCGCCGTCACCCTCGGCACGCCCGGCGGCGAGGTCGTCGGAGCGGTCCGGTACGACGAGGAGACCGACCCGGAGTTCCGGAGCGCCGGCATGGACATCTTCCTGACGACGGCTCACCACGGCGAGGGGCTCGGCGCCGACGCCCTCCGCACGCTCGCCCGGTGGCTGATCGGCGAACGCGGCCACCACCGGCTCACCCTCGACCCGCTGGCCGCCAACACGGCGGCCATCCGCTGCTACACCAAGCTCGGCTTCCGGCCGGTCGGGATCCTGCGCGCGTACCAGCGCGACCACCGTTCGGGGGTCTGGCAGGACGCCCTGCTCATGGACCTGCTCGCGGACGAACTCACCTGA
- a CDS encoding Orn/Lys/Arg family decarboxylase: MAVGTVLFALDQDPRDQGARGGQLRRIRAALEADGLEVRWAGTAADARAVLRTEAGLVAAVVAWDLPAGGHAGDEPGGASVLRGAGRRFKDLPVFLVLTDEADEDLDRLPLWVAESVVGYVWPLEDTPGFIAGRISGAARAYREAVLPPFFKALRRFDDAHEYSWHTPAHAGGVAFLKSPVGRAFFDHYGERLLRSDLSISVEELGSLFEHTGPIGDAERNAARIFGADRTYFVLHGNSTADRMVGHFCVSRDEIALVDRNCHKSVLHGLVLSGARPVYLVPTRNGYGLAGPVPPAETAADAVAGHVARNPLAADAAHPRAEYAVITNSTYDGLCYDAVRVARQLAPSTPRVHFDEAWFAYARFHPLYAGRYAMSVGPDTFPGPDRPTVFSTQSTHKLLAALSQSAMVHVRDAPRAPVDHELFNEAFMMHGTTSPLYPALASLDVAAGMMDGPQGRWLIDEGITEAVRFRQAVVRTGRRITAAGDRPDWFFGVWQPDTVTDPRTGAPHDFADAPPDLLRTEPSCWELAPDADWHGFPGLTEGHCMLDPVKVTLTCPGIDATGHWSDTGIPARVLTAYLATRGIVVEKTDSYTTLVLFSMGITKGKWGTLLDALMDFKALYDTDAPLDRVLPGVVDRHPRRYAGTTLAELCHSMHRHLRDTDLVTLLDTAFQELPEPVAPPQHCYQRLIRGGTERVRLADAAGRVAAAMVTVTPPGIPVLMPGESTGAADGPLLRYLRALESFDRAFPGFRSETHGVTVDEETGDYGIACLRAGEEDPSRASAPGRPVTR, encoded by the coding sequence ATGGCCGTCGGCACCGTGCTGTTCGCGCTCGACCAGGACCCGCGGGACCAGGGCGCGCGCGGCGGGCAACTGCGCAGGATCCGCGCCGCCCTGGAAGCCGACGGGCTGGAGGTGCGCTGGGCCGGCACCGCGGCCGACGCCCGCGCCGTGCTGCGCACCGAGGCGGGCCTCGTCGCCGCCGTGGTGGCCTGGGACCTGCCCGCGGGCGGCCACGCCGGGGACGAGCCGGGCGGCGCGTCCGTCCTCCGTGGCGCCGGCCGGCGGTTCAAGGACCTGCCCGTCTTCCTCGTCCTCACGGACGAGGCCGACGAGGACCTCGACCGGCTGCCGCTGTGGGTCGCGGAGAGCGTCGTCGGCTACGTCTGGCCGCTGGAGGACACCCCCGGGTTCATCGCCGGCCGGATCTCCGGCGCCGCCCGCGCCTACCGGGAAGCCGTGCTCCCGCCCTTCTTCAAGGCACTGCGCCGCTTCGACGACGCGCACGAGTACTCCTGGCACACCCCGGCGCACGCCGGCGGCGTCGCCTTCCTCAAATCCCCGGTCGGACGCGCCTTCTTCGACCACTACGGGGAACGGCTGCTCCGCAGCGACCTCTCCATCTCCGTCGAGGAGCTCGGCTCCCTCTTCGAGCACACGGGCCCCATCGGCGACGCCGAGCGCAACGCCGCCCGCATCTTCGGCGCCGACCGCACCTACTTCGTCCTCCACGGCAACTCCACGGCCGACCGCATGGTCGGCCACTTCTGCGTCTCCCGGGACGAGATCGCCCTCGTCGACCGCAACTGCCACAAGTCCGTCCTCCACGGACTCGTCCTCTCCGGCGCCCGGCCCGTCTACCTCGTCCCCACCCGCAACGGCTACGGGCTCGCCGGGCCGGTGCCGCCGGCCGAGACCGCGGCGGACGCGGTGGCCGGCCACGTCGCCCGCAACCCGCTGGCCGCCGACGCCGCGCACCCCCGCGCCGAGTACGCCGTCATCACCAACTCCACCTACGACGGCCTCTGTTACGACGCCGTCCGGGTCGCCCGGCAGCTCGCGCCCAGCACCCCCCGGGTGCACTTCGACGAAGCCTGGTTCGCCTACGCCCGCTTCCACCCGCTCTACGCCGGCCGCTACGCCATGTCCGTCGGCCCCGACACATTCCCCGGCCCCGACCGCCCCACGGTCTTCTCCACCCAGTCCACGCACAAACTCCTCGCCGCGCTCTCGCAGAGCGCGATGGTCCACGTCAGGGACGCACCCCGGGCGCCCGTGGACCACGAGCTGTTCAACGAGGCGTTCATGATGCACGGCACCACCTCGCCCCTCTACCCCGCCCTCGCCTCCCTCGACGTCGCCGCCGGGATGATGGACGGCCCCCAGGGCCGCTGGCTGATCGACGAAGGGATCACCGAGGCCGTCCGGTTCCGGCAGGCCGTCGTCCGCACCGGACGGCGCATCACGGCCGCGGGCGACCGGCCCGACTGGTTCTTCGGCGTCTGGCAGCCCGACACCGTCACCGACCCCCGCACCGGAGCGCCCCACGACTTCGCCGACGCCCCGCCCGACCTGCTGCGCACCGAACCATCCTGCTGGGAGCTGGCCCCTGACGCCGACTGGCACGGCTTCCCCGGCCTCACCGAGGGCCACTGCATGCTGGACCCCGTCAAGGTCACCCTGACCTGCCCCGGCATCGACGCCACCGGCCACTGGTCCGACACCGGCATCCCCGCCCGCGTCCTGACCGCCTACCTCGCCACCCGGGGCATCGTCGTCGAGAAGACCGACAGCTACACCACCCTCGTCCTGTTCTCCATGGGCATCACCAAAGGCAAATGGGGAACGCTCCTCGACGCCCTCATGGACTTCAAAGCGCTCTACGACACCGACGCGCCCCTCGACCGCGTCCTGCCCGGCGTCGTCGACCGCCACCCCCGCCGCTACGCCGGCACCACCCTCGCCGAGCTGTGCCACTCCATGCACCGGCACCTGCGCGACACCGACCTGGTCACCCTGCTGGACACGGCCTTCCAGGAACTCCCCGAGCCCGTCGCGCCGCCGCAGCACTGCTACCAGCGGCTGATCCGCGGCGGCACGGAACGCGTACGCCTCGCCGACGCGGCCGGCCGCGTCGCGGCCGCCATGGTCACCGTCACCCCGCCCGGCATCCCCGTCCTGATGCCCGGCGAGTCGACCGGCGCCGCCGACGGCCCGCTGCTGCGCTACCTGCGCGCCCTGGAGTCCTTCGACCGGGCCTTCCCTGGCTTCCGGAGCGAGACCCACGGCGTCACGGTGGACGAGGAGACGGGCGACTACGGCATCGCCTGCCTGCGGGCCGGCGAGGAGGACCCGAGCCGGGCGTCGGCGCCCGGCCGGCCGGTCACCAGGTGA
- a CDS encoding maleylpyruvate isomerase family mycothiol-dependent enzyme, whose amino-acid sequence MDLVAHFRRETRAFEDAVRRAARAGDAPLVPSCPGWTVADLTGHLGWVHRFVARIVRDRLQDAPEHLDTTFLDLPADRAGWPDPERPPTHGPVPASLVDWYAAGAAALASRFAERDPADSVWTWSADRTTGFWLWAQTFEAAVHRWDAENALGAAEPFDAELAAGGVGWFLGTVVPAWRARGRAAPGAGERFGFRRTDGEGHWTVHFDGDTVRYAPGPGPSDVELSGSASDLTLFLWRRIAAKGLAGVEGDLALLDRWAALVPTV is encoded by the coding sequence ATGGACCTCGTAGCCCATTTCCGCCGCGAGACACGGGCGTTCGAGGACGCCGTCCGGCGTGCGGCCCGCGCCGGGGACGCGCCCCTGGTCCCCTCCTGCCCCGGCTGGACGGTCGCCGACCTGACCGGGCACCTGGGCTGGGTGCACCGGTTCGTGGCCCGGATCGTCCGCGACCGCCTCCAGGACGCTCCCGAACACCTGGACACGACCTTCCTCGACCTGCCCGCCGACCGCGCCGGCTGGCCCGACCCCGAACGCCCGCCGACGCACGGGCCGGTGCCGGCCTCTCTCGTCGACTGGTACGCGGCCGGCGCCGCCGCGCTGGCGTCCCGCTTCGCCGAACGGGACCCCGCCGACTCCGTGTGGACCTGGTCGGCGGACCGCACCACCGGCTTCTGGCTGTGGGCGCAGACCTTCGAAGCGGCCGTGCACCGCTGGGACGCGGAGAACGCCCTCGGCGCGGCGGAGCCGTTCGACGCGGAGCTCGCGGCGGGCGGTGTCGGGTGGTTCCTCGGCACGGTCGTCCCGGCCTGGCGGGCCCGCGGCCGGGCGGCGCCCGGCGCCGGCGAGCGGTTCGGCTTCCGGCGCACCGACGGCGAGGGCCACTGGACCGTCCACTTCGACGGCGACACCGTCCGCTACGCGCCGGGCCCCGGCCCCAGCGACGTCGAACTGTCCGGAAGCGCCTCGGACTTGACGCTCTTCCTCTGGCGCCGCATCGCCGCGAAGGGGCTGGCGGGCGTGGAGGGCGACCTAGCCCTCCTGGACCGGTGGGCGGCGCTGGTGCCGACGGTCTGA
- a CDS encoding HelD family protein has protein sequence MPPHIQESGERRPAAGVPGTALAEEREYAAVCREAARRQVTDAGGRVTEGEDVSGDGASAEALGRHLRTRARRLAEEPDGPPFFGRLDFEDGPAAGDHRGQRYHVGRRRVSVHPAAPPLVIDWRAPVARVYYQASARDPQGVAVRRRFGWAPGSDGAPDDLTALEDEHLGPARATGPAAASAAVSAVASAAASGLVTAEIERPRLGPMRDIAATIQPEQDDLVRAGLADSVCVQGAPGSGKTAVGLHRAAYLLYTFPERLRRGGLLVIGPNRTFLRYISEVLPALGEVGVTQLTVADLVARHPVRAADDEHTAVLKHDDRMATALERALYARLSAPREPVVVTDGSYRWRVPEEALADALADVRGRGLPYATGREHLRARVVALVRRQAERRAGPRGAAWERKTGRCRPVTSFLDTVWPVTRPEEVVAALLGDAGTLAAAADGLFTAAEQAALRWARPPRSYRDARWSAADLLLLDEVAGLIEHPEGYGHVVVDEAQDLSPMQCRAVARRSRFGSLTVLGDLAQATEPWAPRDWAAQLDRLGKPHAAVVPLTTGFRVPAPVMELAGRLVPALGVNVPRARSLRADGELTIRHVADPMAAVAPTVRAALRRDGAIAVITAAADLPRTEAALRAAGITTATAEDEETGPATRVTVLPATLVKGLEYDHVIVVEPTAITEAEPRGLHRLYVVLTRAVSRLDILHGRPLPGPLAG, from the coding sequence ATGCCGCCCCACATCCAGGAATCCGGGGAACGCCGGCCGGCCGCCGGCGTTCCGGGCACCGCGCTCGCCGAGGAACGGGAGTACGCGGCGGTGTGCCGCGAGGCCGCGCGCCGCCAAGTGACCGACGCCGGGGGCCGGGTCACCGAGGGCGAGGACGTCTCGGGCGACGGCGCGAGCGCCGAGGCGCTCGGCCGCCACCTGCGGACCCGCGCCCGCCGGCTGGCTGAGGAACCCGACGGTCCGCCGTTCTTCGGACGGCTCGACTTCGAGGACGGCCCGGCCGCCGGCGACCACCGGGGGCAGCGGTACCACGTCGGCCGGCGCCGCGTCTCGGTCCACCCGGCCGCGCCGCCCCTGGTGATCGACTGGCGGGCGCCGGTCGCCCGCGTCTACTACCAGGCGAGCGCCCGCGACCCCCAAGGCGTCGCCGTGCGCCGCCGGTTCGGCTGGGCGCCCGGGAGCGACGGCGCCCCCGACGACCTGACCGCGCTGGAGGACGAGCACCTCGGCCCCGCGCGGGCCACCGGCCCGGCCGCCGCTTCGGCCGCCGTTTCAGCCGTCGCTTCGGCCGCCGCGAGCGGTCTGGTCACCGCCGAGATCGAACGGCCCCGGCTCGGGCCGATGCGCGACATCGCGGCGACCATCCAGCCGGAACAGGACGACCTGGTCCGCGCCGGCCTCGCCGACTCGGTCTGCGTCCAGGGCGCCCCCGGCAGCGGTAAGACGGCCGTCGGCCTGCACCGCGCCGCGTACCTGCTCTACACCTTCCCCGAACGGCTCCGCCGCGGCGGCCTCCTCGTCATCGGCCCCAACCGGACCTTCCTCCGCTACATCTCCGAGGTCCTGCCCGCACTCGGCGAGGTCGGCGTCACCCAGCTCACCGTCGCCGACCTCGTCGCCCGCCACCCCGTCCGGGCCGCCGACGACGAGCACACGGCCGTACTGAAACACGACGACCGGATGGCCACGGCCCTCGAACGGGCGCTGTACGCCCGGCTGTCCGCTCCCCGGGAACCGGTGGTCGTCACCGACGGCTCGTACCGTTGGCGGGTGCCCGAGGAGGCGCTCGCCGACGCCCTCGCCGACGTCCGCGGCCGGGGCCTGCCGTACGCGACCGGCCGCGAGCACCTGCGCGCCCGCGTCGTCGCGCTCGTCCGGCGGCAGGCCGAGCGCCGTGCCGGCCCGCGCGGCGCGGCCTGGGAGCGGAAGACCGGCCGCTGCCGCCCGGTGACCTCGTTCCTCGACACGGTGTGGCCGGTGACCCGCCCGGAGGAAGTGGTCGCCGCCCTCCTGGGCGACGCCGGAACGCTCGCGGCGGCGGCGGACGGGCTGTTCACCGCCGCCGAGCAGGCCGCCCTGCGCTGGGCCCGCCCCCCGCGCTCGTACCGCGACGCCCGCTGGTCGGCGGCGGACCTGCTCCTGCTGGACGAGGTCGCCGGGCTGATCGAACACCCCGAGGGCTACGGGCACGTGGTGGTGGACGAGGCCCAGGACCTGTCGCCGATGCAGTGCCGGGCCGTCGCCCGGCGCAGCAGGTTCGGATCGCTGACCGTACTCGGCGACCTCGCCCAGGCCACCGAGCCCTGGGCGCCGCGCGACTGGGCGGCCCAGCTGGACCGGCTGGGCAAGCCGCACGCCGCGGTGGTGCCGCTGACGACCGGCTTCCGCGTCCCGGCCCCCGTCATGGAACTGGCCGGCCGGCTCGTCCCCGCACTCGGCGTGAACGTACCGCGGGCCCGCTCCCTGCGCGCGGACGGCGAACTGACGATCCGTCATGTCGCCGATCCGATGGCCGCCGTGGCACCGACGGTCCGGGCCGCACTGAGGCGGGACGGAGCGATCGCGGTGATCACCGCGGCCGCCGATCTGCCCCGGACGGAAGCGGCGTTGCGCGCCGCCGGCATCACGACGGCGACAGCGGAGGACGAGGAAACGGGCCCGGCGACCCGCGTCACCGTCCTGCCGGCGACCCTGGTCAAGGGCCTGGAATACGACCACGTCATCGTGGTCGAGCCGACCGCCATCACCGAAGCGGAACCGCGCGGCCTGCACCGCCTGTACGTCGTACTGACGCGGGCCGTCTCCCGCCTGGACATCCTCCACGGCCGGCCGCTGCCGGGGCCGCTGGCGGGGTGA
- a CDS encoding RNA polymerase sigma-70 factor, whose amino-acid sequence MDDVFEGQRPLLLGIAYRMLGSMWDAEDVVQEAYLRWARTDRETVRDPRAFLATVVSRLALDQLRSARVTREAYRGEWLPEPVATDAAGPLDTAELRDSLSYATLHMMERLTPPERAVFVLRDAFEMPYEQIAEVVGASAATCRQIHRRALGHLTAARPRPRPSREEHERLLTRFLEAAAGGDLAGLKDLLSAEVTVWSDGGGKVSAALRPILGRDKATAFVLGLASKYEITAQRFLELNGEPALRLSARGGDQVVLIDVRDGRIHAVFAVLNPDKLRYAE is encoded by the coding sequence ATGGACGACGTGTTCGAGGGGCAGCGGCCCCTGCTGCTGGGGATCGCCTACCGGATGCTGGGCAGCATGTGGGACGCCGAGGACGTGGTCCAGGAGGCGTACCTCCGCTGGGCCCGCACCGACCGGGAGACCGTCCGCGACCCGCGCGCCTTCCTCGCGACGGTCGTCTCCCGTCTCGCCCTGGACCAGCTGCGCTCCGCCCGCGTCACCCGCGAGGCGTACCGGGGCGAGTGGCTGCCGGAGCCCGTCGCCACGGACGCGGCCGGCCCGCTGGACACGGCGGAACTGCGCGACAGCCTCTCCTACGCCACCCTCCACATGATGGAACGGCTCACCCCGCCGGAGCGGGCGGTGTTCGTGCTGCGGGACGCCTTCGAGATGCCGTACGAGCAGATCGCCGAGGTCGTCGGCGCCTCCGCGGCGACCTGCCGGCAGATCCACCGCCGCGCCCTCGGCCACCTCACGGCCGCCCGGCCCCGGCCGCGGCCGTCGCGCGAGGAGCACGAGCGGCTGCTCACCCGGTTCCTGGAGGCGGCGGCCGGCGGCGACCTGGCCGGGCTGAAGGACCTGCTGAGCGCCGAGGTGACGGTGTGGAGCGACGGCGGCGGCAAGGTCAGCGCGGCCTTGCGGCCGATCCTCGGCCGGGACAAGGCGACGGCGTTCGTGCTGGGGCTGGCGTCCAAGTACGAGATCACCGCCCAGCGGTTCCTCGAGCTCAACGGCGAGCCCGCGCTGAGGCTCAGCGCGCGCGGCGGCGACCAGGTCGTCCTGATCGACGTACGCGACGGCCGGATCCACGCCGTCTTCGCCGTCCTCAATCCGGACAAACTCCGATACGCGGAGTGA
- a CDS encoding erythromycin esterase family protein codes for MTRHQITALLGLVLCLGTAAATTPALASPPAPSATATDRADAAVVQAIERAAHPLRTTEPGGPDGDLRALDRVVGDARVVGIGEATHGSHEFFALKQRVFRHLVRDRGFRTYALEGPWSTGLRLNDYVLHGKGDPRRIMREDFQDSYLLWNTREYLSLIQWMRSWNLAHPGDPVRFMGNDVAYAGPDLYDRVLDYVRRAHPAVLPELTALYRDLRPTGPSGPYLRDYLTRPLAERKERAARAARALDLLRKQRPAPGRTAGEAHRWAVRNALAIRQTADQYAFDFSSQGGVTAGMRYRDRVMADNTVWWQENTGGKVLLSAHNGHIGYRSGDPVNYPKTQGAFLRDLLGTRYVSVGLTFHHGTFNGVGADDAMLDANVRRFTVAAAPGGNEDTLDRVRHRDYLLDLRTVPAPARDWLRAPRPALDYGTAYPAPRKPVALARAYDALVHLHSVRASDRLPAGEGG; via the coding sequence ATGACACGACATCAGATCACGGCTCTGCTGGGCCTCGTCCTCTGCCTGGGCACGGCCGCCGCCACGACCCCCGCCCTCGCCTCCCCACCCGCCCCATCCGCCACCGCCACCGACCGCGCCGACGCCGCCGTCGTGCAAGCGATCGAGCGCGCCGCGCACCCCCTGCGGACCACCGAACCCGGCGGGCCGGACGGCGATCTGCGCGCCCTGGACCGCGTGGTGGGGGACGCGCGCGTGGTGGGGATCGGGGAGGCGACGCACGGGTCGCACGAGTTCTTCGCGCTCAAGCAGCGCGTCTTCCGGCACCTGGTACGCGACCGGGGATTCCGCACCTACGCCCTGGAAGGGCCGTGGAGCACCGGACTCCGGCTGAACGACTATGTGCTGCACGGGAAAGGCGACCCGCGCCGCATTATGCGCGAGGACTTCCAGGACTCCTACCTCCTCTGGAACACCCGGGAATACCTCTCGCTGATCCAGTGGATGCGCTCCTGGAACCTCGCCCACCCCGGCGACCCCGTCCGCTTCATGGGCAATGACGTCGCCTACGCCGGCCCGGACCTCTACGACCGCGTCCTCGACTACGTACGGCGCGCCCACCCGGCCGTCCTGCCCGAACTGACCGCGCTCTACCGGGACCTGCGGCCCACCGGACCCTCCGGCCCCTACCTGCGCGACTACCTCACCCGGCCGCTCGCCGAGCGCAAGGAACGCGCGGCCCGGGCCGCGCGCGCCCTCGACCTCCTGCGGAAGCAGCGGCCCGCGCCCGGCCGGACGGCGGGGGAGGCGCACCGGTGGGCCGTACGGAACGCGCTCGCGATACGGCAGACCGCCGACCAGTACGCCTTCGACTTCTCCAGCCAGGGGGGCGTCACGGCGGGCATGCGCTACCGCGACCGGGTGATGGCCGACAACACCGTCTGGTGGCAGGAGAACACCGGCGGCAAAGTCCTGCTCTCCGCCCACAACGGCCACATCGGCTACCGCAGCGGCGACCCGGTGAACTACCCCAAGACGCAAGGCGCGTTCCTCCGCGACCTGCTCGGCACGCGCTATGTCTCCGTCGGACTCACCTTCCACCACGGGACGTTCAACGGCGTCGGAGCCGACGACGCCATGCTGGACGCCAACGTCCGGCGGTTCACCGTGGCCGCGGCACCCGGCGGCAACGAGGACACCCTCGACCGCGTCCGCCACCGTGACTACCTGCTCGACCTGCGCACGGTCCCCGCCCCCGCCCGCGACTGGCTGCGCGCGCCGCGCCCCGCGCTCGACTACGGCACCGCCTACCCCGCGCCGCGGAAGCCGGTCGCCCTGGCCCGGGCCTACGACGCGCTGGTCCACCTGCACTCCGTACGGGCCTCGGACCGCCTCCCGGCGGGTGAGGGCGGCTGA
- a CDS encoding TetR/AcrR family transcriptional regulator, whose protein sequence is MDGSTGLRERKKQRTRAAISDTAIRLFLRHGFDGVSVADVAAEAEVSKPTLFRYFPTKEDLVVHRFADHQTEAADLVRERGPGVSVLDALHRDFRARLDARDPITGLNDAAEVLAFHGLIRSTPTLVARMGEYLAREEESLAEALRETLDTERPEITARLLAGQLVATRRTLALANWERIVTGRSADEVHPEAVADADHAFSLLRDGFREN, encoded by the coding sequence ATGGACGGATCGACGGGTCTGCGGGAGCGCAAGAAGCAGCGGACGCGGGCGGCCATCTCCGACACGGCGATCAGGCTGTTCCTCCGGCACGGCTTCGACGGGGTGTCGGTCGCGGACGTCGCGGCGGAGGCCGAGGTCTCCAAGCCCACGCTGTTCCGGTATTTCCCGACCAAGGAGGACCTGGTCGTCCACCGGTTCGCCGACCACCAGACCGAGGCGGCCGACCTGGTCCGCGAACGCGGCCCCGGGGTCTCCGTCCTGGACGCCCTGCACCGCGACTTCCGCGCCCGGCTCGACGCCCGCGACCCCATCACCGGCCTCAACGACGCCGCCGAGGTCCTCGCCTTCCACGGCCTCATCCGCTCCACGCCGACCCTGGTGGCCCGCATGGGCGAGTACCTGGCACGCGAGGAGGAGTCCCTGGCCGAGGCCCTCCGCGAGACGCTGGACACCGAACGCCCGGAGATCACCGCCCGGCTGCTGGCCGGACAACTGGTCGCCACCCGGCGGACCCTCGCCCTGGCCAACTGGGAACGCATCGTCACGGGCCGCTCGGCCGACGAGGTCCACCCCGAGGCCGTCGCCGACGCCGACCACGCCTTCTCCCTGCTGCGCGACGGCTTCCGCGAGAACTGA